One window of the Rhipicephalus sanguineus isolate Rsan-2018 chromosome 2, BIME_Rsan_1.4, whole genome shotgun sequence genome contains the following:
- the LOC119381094 gene encoding phosphate-regulating neutral endopeptidase PHEX-like — protein sequence MATVGRTSRPTLGTTRSRLRSLADPAAGMASTLRSVAADVMSPMPPGVSSTVLLRGRQLRAVPGRMSQMTGTSAGGDLVGNAWRDEDTSAGGNNAFELLLMGGNGWSLLIGLAIWLCGFVLLAFVVSLVYPQAPQTLCSQPACLRLDRAMASSVNLRRHPCDDFFAYVCPATEADRKARVMLRESEFNAVVERALSEDSKFHGLGKLRDDCIRYRSTGSVRTKDILHLLHHYMGLFGWPLSTPPGLTASELFELIVKVRSIEHIAR from the exons ATGGCAACGGTAGGCCGAACGAGTCGCCCGACGCTCGGCACGACCCGGTCGCGCCTGCGCTCGCTGGCCGACCCCGCCGCCGGCATGGCCTCGACGTTGCGTTCGGTCGCCGCCGACGTAATGAGCCCGATGCCTCCTGGGGTTTCGAGCACCGTCCTTCTGCGCGGCCGGCAGCTGAGGGCCGTCCCGGGCCGCATGTCGCAGATGACCGGGACCTCGGCGGGCGGCGACTTGGTGGGCAACGCGTGGCGTGACGAGGACACGTCAGCCGGCGGCAACAATGCCTTCGAGCTGTTACTCATGGGGGGCAACGGGTGGTCCCTGCTCATCGGGCTCGCCATATGGCTCTGTGGGTTCGTGCTGCTCGCCTTCGTTGTGTCGCTGGTCTATCCGCAGGCGCCCCAGACGCTCTGCAGTCAGCCGGCCTGTCTGCGGCTAGACCGCGCCATGGCGAGCTCGGTCAACTTGCGCCGCCACCCCTGCGACGACTTCTTCGCGTACGTCTGTCCTGCGACCGAGGCAGACCGCAAGGCTAGAGTTATGCTCCGG GAGAGCGAGTTCAACGCGGTCGTGGAGCGGGCACTCTCAGAGGATTCCAAGTTTCACGGCCTGGGCAAGCTACGCGACGATTGCATCCGCTACCGGAGCACGGGCTCCGTGCGCACCAAAGACATTCTGCATCTATTGCACCACTACATGGGACTCTTCGGGTGGCCGCTCTCCACTCCTCCCGGCCTAACAGCCTCGGAGCTCTTCGAGCTTATCGTGAAGGTGCGCTCTATAGAACACATCGCTCGCTAA